A single region of the Gracilibacillus caseinilyticus genome encodes:
- a CDS encoding AbrB/MazE/SpoVT family DNA-binding domain-containing protein, whose protein sequence is MKSTGIVRKIDELGRVVLPKELRKSLNIQEKDPIEIFVDQERIILRKYSSASACMVTGEVTDDNFTLFDGKVTLSPEGAKQIVEELQQVNK, encoded by the coding sequence ATGAAAAGCACTGGAATTGTGAGAAAGATTGATGAATTGGGAAGAGTCGTACTGCCAAAAGAATTAAGAAAATCATTGAACATTCAAGAAAAGGATCCGATTGAGATCTTTGTGGATCAGGAAAGAATTATCTTGCGAAAGTATTCATCGGCATCAGCATGTATGGTTACAGGTGAGGTCACGGATGATAATTTCACTCTCTTTGATGGGAAAGTCACGCTTAGTCCAGAAGGTGCCAAACAGATCGTTGAAGAATTACAACAAGTGAATAAGTAG
- a CDS encoding LysR family transcriptional regulator, with protein sequence MELRHLITFRTIVEKGGFKKAADALGYAQSSVTGHIRELEEELGHPLFDRLGRSISLTQAGRSFFPYALEIIKLYAQSKEVIHASNEPSGQLIIGASESVMIHWLPAIMMELMEQYPKVELILKSIDYDNLFTQLKNGDIDVAILVELSNWNRDDLNIAKIRDEKLSLVQSTNRGNNPHANRMLVTELACSWRPAIDEYLHGIGNNAMPVIELPSIEAIKKCILCGMGQSMLPHFVIKDEIENGLVEEKRLNVNAQSLSLYAVMHKDKWISPNLKVFLQEVNDNGSFDTVSP encoded by the coding sequence ATGGAACTGCGGCATCTGATAACGTTTAGAACAATCGTGGAAAAAGGTGGCTTTAAAAAAGCAGCAGATGCGTTAGGTTATGCGCAATCATCTGTTACCGGTCATATCAGGGAATTAGAAGAAGAGTTAGGACACCCTTTATTTGATCGGTTAGGTCGAAGTATATCATTAACACAAGCTGGAAGGAGTTTTTTCCCTTACGCATTGGAAATCATTAAATTGTATGCACAGTCTAAAGAGGTGATCCATGCATCCAATGAGCCATCAGGTCAACTAATCATTGGTGCAAGTGAATCGGTTATGATTCATTGGCTGCCAGCTATCATGATGGAGCTTATGGAACAATATCCGAAAGTAGAATTAATCTTAAAGTCTATAGATTATGATAACTTGTTCACGCAATTAAAGAATGGTGACATAGATGTTGCTATTTTAGTGGAATTATCCAATTGGAATAGAGATGATTTGAATATAGCTAAAATAAGAGACGAAAAACTATCATTGGTACAAAGTACAAATAGAGGAAATAATCCTCATGCTAACAGGATGCTAGTTACAGAATTAGCTTGCAGCTGGCGTCCAGCAATAGATGAATATCTACATGGGATCGGGAATAACGCTATGCCTGTGATTGAATTACCTAGTATCGAGGCAATTAAAAAATGCATCTTATGCGGAATGGGGCAATCGATGCTGCCTCATTTTGTGATCAAAGATGAAATAGAAAATGGTTTAGTAGAAGAAAAGCGGCTAAATGTAAACGCTCAATCATTAAGTCTTTACGCTGTGATGCATAAAGATAAATGGATTTCACCAAATTTAAAAGTGTTTTTGCAAGAAGTTAATGATAATGGATCTTTTGACACAGTATCTCCTTGA
- a CDS encoding methyl-accepting chemotaxis protein — MLKLLKKQTVRKKLMTTSLLLLILPLVILGYLTFNQSQQALNELGETNLKNSVVLTLEMIESLNKEVEQGNLELEEAQEQVKESILGEMQGDGTRPINTDIDLGENGYIFITDEEATMLAHPSLEGQNFWESQDSTGNFFTQEYTEKALNGGGYTYYEWPLPNDENQLEEKVVYSAYDENWGWVVSSSTYLMDFNAPANTLLYQIIFVTVLFIIIGIILTWLFSNSITKPLTLVTKRMRELSDGNLSNDPVHVKTKDELKTLATEMNHMQDNIHSMITNISQASVSLSDQSNALTNSSNEVKEGSEQVTTTMQELASGAEVQADHVSTLSEMMESFKDIVVETNQEGLNVGNASREVLDQAESGSGLMQSSANQMKKIDDIVKGAVEKVRSLDAQSQEIGRLVAVIHDIAEQTNLLALNAAIEAARAGEQGKGFAVVADEVRKLAEQVSESVSDITGIVSRIQSESTGVSDSLEEGYQEVEKGTSQILMTQDTFTEINDSVKDMADRMENISNNLADVSNRTEEMNESIQEIASTAEESAAGIEETSASAEQSSSSMEEVSNQARKLDGLSTELKNIVHRFQLKK, encoded by the coding sequence ATGTTAAAACTACTAAAAAAGCAAACCGTTAGAAAAAAATTGATGACAACCTCATTATTGTTATTGATTCTGCCATTGGTGATATTAGGGTATCTAACCTTCAATCAAAGCCAGCAAGCATTAAATGAGCTTGGTGAAACCAACTTAAAGAATAGTGTTGTGTTAACGTTGGAGATGATAGAATCGCTAAATAAAGAAGTCGAACAAGGAAATTTAGAGCTTGAAGAGGCACAGGAACAAGTGAAAGAATCTATTTTAGGTGAAATGCAGGGGGATGGAACCAGACCGATTAACACGGATATTGACCTGGGAGAAAATGGCTATATATTTATAACGGATGAAGAGGCCACTATGCTTGCCCATCCAAGTTTGGAAGGGCAAAATTTTTGGGAGTCACAGGATTCGACCGGTAATTTCTTTACACAGGAATATACGGAAAAGGCGTTAAATGGTGGTGGGTATACGTATTATGAATGGCCACTGCCGAATGATGAAAACCAGCTGGAGGAGAAAGTAGTTTATTCCGCTTATGACGAAAATTGGGGATGGGTTGTAAGTTCGAGTACTTATTTAATGGATTTTAATGCACCAGCGAATACATTACTCTATCAAATCATTTTTGTTACGGTATTATTTATTATTATTGGCATTATCCTAACTTGGCTTTTCTCCAACAGTATTACCAAACCTTTAACATTGGTTACCAAACGGATGCGTGAATTGTCAGACGGAAATTTATCTAACGATCCGGTTCACGTAAAAACAAAGGATGAATTAAAGACATTAGCGACAGAGATGAATCATATGCAGGACAATATACACAGTATGATTACAAATATATCGCAAGCTTCTGTTTCATTAAGCGATCAAAGCAATGCATTAACTAACTCTTCCAATGAGGTAAAAGAAGGTTCTGAGCAGGTAACAACCACTATGCAGGAATTAGCATCAGGTGCGGAAGTGCAGGCAGATCATGTAAGTACGTTGTCAGAAATGATGGAAAGCTTCAAAGATATTGTAGTAGAAACGAACCAAGAAGGACTGAATGTTGGCAATGCATCTAGGGAAGTATTAGATCAAGCTGAATCAGGAAGCGGCTTAATGCAATCATCTGCTAATCAGATGAAGAAAATAGATGACATTGTAAAAGGTGCCGTAGAAAAAGTAAGAAGTTTAGATGCACAATCACAAGAAATTGGCAGGTTAGTAGCAGTGATTCATGATATTGCGGAACAAACCAATTTATTAGCATTAAACGCTGCAATTGAGGCAGCAAGAGCTGGAGAGCAAGGAAAAGGGTTCGCCGTGGTAGCAGATGAAGTTCGCAAGTTAGCGGAGCAAGTTTCGGAATCTGTGTCAGATATCACTGGCATTGTATCGAGAATTCAATCGGAATCAACCGGGGTTTCCGATTCACTTGAAGAAGGGTACCAGGAAGTAGAAAAAGGGACCTCCCAAATTCTTATGACACAAGACACTTTTACTGAAATTAATGATTCTGTAAAAGATATGGCAGATCGTATGGAAAATATATCAAATAATTTAGCGGATGTTTCGAATCGAACCGAGGAAATGAATGAGTCAATTCAAGAAATAGCATCTACTGCTGAAGAGTCCGCGGCTGGTATTGAAGAAACCTCAGCTTCAGCAGAGCAATCAAGCAGTTCAATGGAAGAAGTGTCAAATCAAGCAAGAAAACTGGACGGCTTATCGACAGAATTAAAAAATATCGTTCACCGTTTTCAATTAAAGAAATAA
- a CDS encoding pyridoxamine 5'-phosphate oxidase family protein: protein MSKEKAIKTIKDVLNVSKVGVLSTSYNNLPNSRYMMFYNDEEVLYTKTSKDSFKVDEIESNPHVHILLGYEETKNHRFVEYTGKAEIVEDQETIDWLWEKQDKSFFKSKDDPELIVLKMTPSEIRLLNDDELDTPKTVYFK from the coding sequence ATGAGTAAAGAAAAAGCAATAAAAACAATCAAGGATGTCCTGAATGTTTCGAAAGTGGGGGTTCTTTCCACATCATATAACAACTTGCCAAACAGTCGTTATATGATGTTCTATAATGATGAAGAGGTATTATATACCAAGACAAGTAAAGATTCTTTCAAAGTGGATGAAATCGAAAGCAATCCACATGTGCATATTCTGTTAGGATACGAAGAAACGAAAAATCATCGTTTTGTGGAATACACAGGAAAAGCAGAGATCGTGGAAGACCAGGAAACGATCGACTGGCTCTGGGAAAAGCAGGATAAGAGTTTTTTTAAATCGAAAGATGATCCGGAGCTAATCGTACTGAAGATGACACCAAGTGAAATCAGATTATTAAATGACGATGAGCTGGATACGCCCAAGACCGTATACTTTAAGTAA
- a CDS encoding alpha/beta hydrolase produces MLALLVIAGMSVFYYWSQQTYSPSETLDELVDTASLQYDGDWLVFEPISQEASKGIIIYPGAKVEPEAYSYYGETLSNKGYFVAIPKVRLNFPILETNKATDVVEQYPAIDDWFIGGHSLGGVAAAKFADENPDIITGIFFLGSYPANSTDFSDTSVPMLSIYAENDGLTTLEQINETRDLLSKETKMVEIEGGNHAQFGIYGPQKGDEQASITVSKQQDIISEVLLNWLDDQ; encoded by the coding sequence TTGCTAGCCTTATTAGTTATTGCAGGTATGTCCGTTTTTTATTATTGGTCCCAGCAAACCTATTCACCTTCTGAAACACTTGATGAACTCGTGGACACCGCTTCCTTGCAATATGATGGAGATTGGCTGGTTTTTGAACCCATCTCTCAGGAAGCAAGTAAAGGGATCATTATATACCCTGGTGCAAAGGTAGAACCGGAAGCATACAGTTACTATGGTGAAACACTATCGAATAAGGGCTATTTCGTTGCCATACCTAAAGTACGACTAAATTTCCCGATCCTAGAAACAAATAAAGCTACAGATGTCGTTGAGCAATACCCCGCTATTGATGATTGGTTTATAGGCGGCCATTCATTGGGTGGTGTTGCAGCGGCGAAGTTTGCAGATGAAAATCCGGATATCATTACTGGTATCTTTTTTCTCGGATCGTATCCTGCAAATAGTACTGATTTCTCGGATACATCAGTACCCATGTTATCTATTTATGCAGAAAACGATGGCTTAACCACCTTAGAACAAATCAATGAAACAAGGGATTTATTATCGAAAGAAACAAAAATGGTTGAGATAGAAGGTGGTAATCATGCTCAATTTGGCATTTATGGCCCCCAAAAAGGGGATGAACAAGCCTCTATTACAGTATCCAAGCAGCAAGATATCATCTCCGAAGTACTATTAAATTGGTTAGATGACCAATAA
- a CDS encoding globin-coupled sensor protein: MMSIFTKKQKTTTLLETAEKERPHVKIDIQRDNHLLEQMEIIDLTLEDLAVARTLQPLIQEHIEEIYNPIYYHASEGIRKVVDMTTIGIDLDGCYNYVISFFDGIINDAFAEKRYKISSYYLKVGVEVRWYTCTNQIMTNHIYDILKEVYKEDVESLSLATKVVSKILNLELQLCLSALQELQQEAAADKENQAKQGVKHSIGSITEELAGMSEEVGASVEDAVDRSGSIQQDLNKGLASSNATQETSEKGRKQLDQVMEETNSLTSSVNEIKTKFSSLEANSREIGDIVAVITEIAEQTNLLALNAAIEAARAGEHGKGFSVVASEVRKLAEQTKASSSNITTMIHSTTDHIEDLVGRINAINAKSLTVNEYVQETIQNFEDILASSLTNKEQNERNNQEMLNFIQILQEIGEVGSKVAELADELNQTMQGY; the protein is encoded by the coding sequence ATGATGAGTATTTTTACCAAAAAACAAAAAACAACCACATTATTAGAAACAGCAGAAAAAGAAAGACCGCACGTAAAAATAGACATTCAAAGGGATAATCATTTGCTCGAACAAATGGAGATTATTGACCTGACGCTAGAAGATCTAGCAGTAGCAAGAACACTTCAACCACTGATCCAGGAGCATATCGAGGAAATCTATAATCCTATTTATTATCATGCTTCGGAAGGAATTCGAAAAGTAGTGGATATGACAACAATCGGCATTGACTTAGATGGCTGTTATAACTATGTGATCAGCTTTTTCGATGGTATTATTAATGACGCATTTGCTGAGAAACGATATAAAATTAGCAGCTATTATTTAAAGGTTGGTGTGGAAGTCAGATGGTATACATGTACGAACCAAATCATGACCAATCATATCTATGATATTTTAAAAGAGGTATATAAAGAAGATGTAGAAAGTTTATCTCTCGCAACGAAAGTAGTAAGCAAAATTCTCAATCTGGAATTACAGCTATGTCTCTCTGCTTTGCAAGAACTGCAGCAAGAAGCAGCTGCTGATAAAGAAAACCAGGCAAAGCAAGGTGTTAAGCACTCGATAGGCTCTATTACAGAAGAATTAGCCGGCATGTCGGAAGAAGTCGGCGCGTCAGTAGAAGATGCCGTTGACCGATCCGGAAGTATCCAGCAAGACTTAAATAAAGGTCTTGCATCGTCAAATGCCACACAAGAGACCTCTGAAAAAGGTAGAAAGCAACTTGATCAGGTCATGGAAGAAACAAATTCCTTAACTTCTAGTGTCAACGAGATCAAAACTAAATTCAGTTCCTTAGAAGCGAACTCCAGAGAGATTGGTGACATTGTGGCAGTCATTACGGAGATTGCTGAACAAACCAACCTCCTTGCGCTAAATGCAGCGATTGAAGCAGCAAGAGCAGGCGAACACGGTAAGGGTTTTTCTGTAGTAGCTTCTGAGGTACGAAAGCTCGCTGAACAAACGAAAGCATCGTCCAGCAATATTACCACTATGATCCATTCGACGACAGACCATATTGAAGATTTGGTAGGACGTATCAATGCGATTAACGCTAAATCGCTGACTGTAAATGAATATGTACAAGAAACGATCCAGAATTTCGAAGATATTCTGGCATCGAGCTTAACCAATAAAGAACAGAACGAACGTAACAACCAGGAAATGCTGAACTTCATTCAAATTCTCCAGGAAATTGGTGAGGTTGGCTCGAAGGTTGCGGAATTAGCGGATGAATTGAATCAGACGATGCAGGGTTACTAA